The genomic DNA ATCGGGGCGGCGCGCTCGGCCAGCACGGTCACGGCCGTCGGCCCGATATCGGCGAAGCCGCCGCGGACGTAGATCCGCTTGCCGCTGCCCTGGCTCTCGGTGATCACGATGACGCCGACGCGCAGGGAGGTCAGCACGGGCGCGTGGCCCGGCATCACGGTCATCTCGCCCTCGGTGCCGGGCAACTGAACGGCGGTCACCTCGCCGGAATACAGCGTCCGCTCGGGGCCGACGAAATCGAAGTGGAAGGTGGCCATGGCCTGACGTGTTCCCGGATCGGCGGCGCGCGCCCCGCCGCGCGGGCGGAGCGTCTCGGAAAAGGCTGCGCGGACGGCACCGGTGAGGGTCGCCCGCGCAGCCTCTGCCCCCTTCCCGCGCGGGGAAGGGGGGATGTCGTCTTACGCGGCCTTGAGCTTCTTGGCCTTCTCCTGGGCCTCCTCGATGGTGCCGACCATGTAGAAGGCGGCCTCCGGGAGGTCGTCGTAGTCGCCGTTCACCAGGCCCTTGAAGCCCTTGATGGTGTCTTCCAGCGCCACCTGCTTGCCCGGCGAGCCGGTGAAGACCTCGGCGACGGAGAAGGGCTGCGAGAAGAAGCGCTCGATCTTGCGGGCGCGGGCGACGGTCAGCTTATCCTCCTCGGACAGCTCGTCCATGCCCAGGATCGCGATGATGTCCTGGAGCGCCTTGTAGCGCTGCAGGGTCTGCTGGACGCGGCGGGCGACGTCGTAGTGCTCCTCGCCGAGGATCGCCGGCGACAGCATGCGCGAGGTCGAGTCCAGCGGATCCACCGCCGGGTAGATGCCCTTCTCGGCGATCGAGCGCGACAGCACGGTCGTGGCGTCGAGGTGGGCGAAGGAGGCGGCG from Methylobacterium radiotolerans JCM 2831 includes the following:
- a CDS encoding F0F1 ATP synthase subunit epsilon, with translation MATFHFDFVGPERTLYSGEVTAVQLPGTEGEMTVMPGHAPVLTSLRVGVIVITESQGSGKRIYVRGGFADIGPTAVTVLAERAAPIEELTHESLDRDIEAVEMQRDATEDLQKREELNGQIVQLQETKALLKL